The following DNA comes from Croceicoccus sp. YJ47.
CGCCCGTCTGGCTTACCATTTCGATCCTATGTCCCAAACCCCGCACGCGCGACATCCGGGCGGGCCGCTCTTTATCGCGCATGGGTCATAAGCTGCCGTATTGCAAACGTCTCGCAATATTAGCTATGGCGAGAGCGTCACAGTTTTGGAGCAAACTCGCCTTGGTGGCCAATTTGCGATGATGGATGGCCCATCCACGAAACCGGCCTGATCGAAACGATGCGTATGCTGCCCCTGCAATATTATTTTCGTCCGTGGGGGTCATCGGGCGCGCAATTTTTGCCAAAGGGGATCACTTCGATGTCGCATGCTTCACGTCTCTTCTCCGGAACGGCGCTGGCCCTTGCCATGCTGTGTCCGGCCCATTCGTCCTCCGCGCAGGATCGCGGCGTGGAAACCATCGAGACAAGCGAAAATGGCGAGCGCGTCATCATCGTGACCTCCGAACGCTATGTTCCCCAAGGCAGGCTGACCGCGACGAAGAGCGATATTCCGCTCGTCGAAACCCCGCAGTCGATCAGCGTCGTCAGCCGCGACCAGATCGACCTTCTGAACTTCATCGATGCGCAGCAGGCCGTCCGCTATGTCGCGGGCGCCACGGGCGAGAATTACGGCCCCGATTTGCGGTTCGACTTCATCCAGATCCGCGGCTTTCCGCCCAAGCAGTTCGTCGACGGCCTCGCCACGCCGGTGACGAGTACGATCTATTCCAACGGCATCGACCTCTATGCGTTCGAAAGCCTCGAGATCCTGAAGGGCCCTGCGTCGGTGCTCTACGGCTCAGCACCTCCGGGCGGCATCTATAATCAGACCAGCCGCCGGCCCAAAAGCGTCTTCGATGGCGAGATTTCCGCCATGTACGGCACCGACGATTACAAGCAGCTGGGCATGACCGTCACCGGCCCGGCGTCGGACGCGCTCGACCTGCGGGCCACGGTGATGATCCGCGACCGCGGGGCGGAGCGCGATTTCGTCGATGCGCAGCGCATCTATGCCGCGCCCGCGGCGACCTGGCATATCGGACCCGATACGCGGCTGACCGGCCTTGCCTATTACCAGTATGACGAGGTGAACGGCGACACGAACGGCTTCTTGCCGGCGGCGGGCACGCTGCTCGACAATCCGAACAGCAAGCTTCCGCGCAGCGTCAATCTGGGCGAGCCGGACTACAACCGGTACGAGCGCAAGCAATGGGGCGCCGGTTTCGAATTCGAGCAGGATTTGGGTCCCGACATGGGCCTGACGGTGAATGGCCGCTATGCCGACTATGCGGAGGAACAGCGCGTGATCTATGCCGCCGGTTTCACCGACGCGGCCATGGATACGGTCTATCGCAACAGCTATCCCTATCAGGAGGACGTGACGTCGCTCACCATCGACGGGCGTTTTCATGGCAAGTTCGACACCGGCGGGATCGAGCACAATTTCCTTGTCGGCGTCGATTACCGTGATGTCGACAATGATGCGCCCTTCGGTTTCTGCAGCCCGTTCTTCTGCCCCAGCGGGGCGAGTGTGCCCGATCCGATCAATATCTACGACCCGCAATACGGTCTGCCGGCAGGCTTCGTGACGCCGCCACTCGACACGGTGTTCACCGACCAGACGTTGAAACAGACCGGTCTTTACGCGCAGGACCAGATCGCCATCGGCGGGCTGCGCGTCTTGCTGTCGGGCCGCAACGACTGGGTCGATCGCACCAGCTTTGGCACCGATGGCAAGCAGGACGAGTTTACCTGGCGCGCGGGCGTGTCCTATGTGACCGATGCGGGCGTCGTCCCGTATGTCAGTTATGGCACATCGTTCGAGCCAGTGCTGGGCGTCGACATCGCGGGCGATCCGCTCAAGCCGACCACGGGCGAACAATGGGAAGGCGGCGTAAAATATGATGCGCGCGGCCTGGGCGAAGGGATCGACCTGCTGCTGACGGCGGCTCTGTTCGACATCCGGCAGGAGAACGTCACCAGCGCGGTCTATTCCCCCGTGTCGGCGCCCGTCGGTTCGACGCAGTCGGGCGAGGTGAAGGTCCAAGGCGGCGAGCTTGAGTTCGTGGCCCGCATCCGCAACCAGCTCGCGATCAACGGATCCTATTCCTATACCGATACCGAGGTCGTGGCGAGCGAGACGCCGCAGGAAGTGGGCGCGGCGCTTCCGGTCACGCCCAGGCACAAGGCATCGCTGCTGGCCGACTACACGTTTCAGCGTGGCTCGCTTGCAGGCTTTGGCTTTGGCGCGGGCGTGCGCTATAACAGCGACGGGGCCGGCAGCCTGCCGGGGCCGTTCAACCCGATCGTTTTCGAAACGGGCGAAGCCACACTGTTCGATGCGATGCTGCACTATGACTTGCCGAACTGGCGCCTTGCGATCAACGGATCGAACATTTTCGACGAGCGCTATGTGGCGCGCTGTGCCGATGCGAACAATTGCAACTTCGGCGCGGGGCGGCAGGTGATCGCGACGGCAACGTACAGGTTCTGAACGACAGGTTCCGGCTGCGATGGAGGTGGAATGATGGATGCAGGACGGCTGGCAGGCGCAATCGCCAGCGTCCTCCTGCTGTGGACGGCGACGCCCGATGCCGATGCGATGGGACGCACAGAGGCCGATGGGACGGCGGGTGTCCTCCCCCCTACGCCATCCGGCCTGCCGCCCATCCCGCGCGCCGAAGCCGGTGCGACACTCCCGCTCGCGCCGGAGCGGGAAATCGCCTTCACCGTAGAGGAAGGCACCGCGCTCCAGCCCGCGCTGTCGCCTGACGGGCGCACGATCGTCTTCGCCATGCTGGGCGATATATACACCCTGCCCAGCACCGGCGGCCAGGCACGCGCCATCACGCGCGGCATGGCCATGGACACGCAGCCGGAGTTCTCTCCCGACGGACGATGGATCGCGTTCCTTTCGGATCGCTCCGGCCCCGAAAACATATGGATCATGCGGACCGACGGCAGCGAGGCACGGCAAGTCTCGTTCCACGGGGGCGACCCTGTGTTCACCTCCCCTTCGTGGAGCGCAGATGGCCGCGCCATCCATGTTTCGCGCTTCTGGCCGGACCGGAACGCCTATGAATTATGGGGGATTGCGCTGAACGGGGATGGCATGGGCCGTGTCGTCATACCGACCGAGGGGGACGGCACGACGCGGCATGCGCTGGGCGCCGTACCGACGGCGGATGGCGGGGCGCTGATCTATGCGCGGCGCGAAGGCGATCTGGACCTGGCCTCGCCTGTCGAGTGGCGCATCGTCCGCCGCGATTCTGTCAGCGGACGCGAGGAGCTGCTGGTCAAGG
Coding sequences within:
- a CDS encoding TonB-dependent siderophore receptor, with product MSHASRLFSGTALALAMLCPAHSSSAQDRGVETIETSENGERVIIVTSERYVPQGRLTATKSDIPLVETPQSISVVSRDQIDLLNFIDAQQAVRYVAGATGENYGPDLRFDFIQIRGFPPKQFVDGLATPVTSTIYSNGIDLYAFESLEILKGPASVLYGSAPPGGIYNQTSRRPKSVFDGEISAMYGTDDYKQLGMTVTGPASDALDLRATVMIRDRGAERDFVDAQRIYAAPAATWHIGPDTRLTGLAYYQYDEVNGDTNGFLPAAGTLLDNPNSKLPRSVNLGEPDYNRYERKQWGAGFEFEQDLGPDMGLTVNGRYADYAEEQRVIYAAGFTDAAMDTVYRNSYPYQEDVTSLTIDGRFHGKFDTGGIEHNFLVGVDYRDVDNDAPFGFCSPFFCPSGASVPDPINIYDPQYGLPAGFVTPPLDTVFTDQTLKQTGLYAQDQIAIGGLRVLLSGRNDWVDRTSFGTDGKQDEFTWRAGVSYVTDAGVVPYVSYGTSFEPVLGVDIAGDPLKPTTGEQWEGGVKYDARGLGEGIDLLLTAALFDIRQENVTSAVYSPVSAPVGSTQSGEVKVQGGELEFVARIRNQLAINGSYSYTDTEVVASETPQEVGAALPVTPRHKASLLADYTFQRGSLAGFGFGAGVRYNSDGAGSLPGPFNPIVFETGEATLFDAMLHYDLPNWRLAINGSNIFDERYVARCADANNCNFGAGRQVIATATYRF